One stretch of Pseudomonas sp. NC02 DNA includes these proteins:
- a CDS encoding ABATE domain-containing protein — MPAITPSPLEPYVLADHPVLDMLNTRANVDGVPFEFWQGDADVERWLVRLGWAEEGAVPVFEEGALLGAARGLREVIRVLLEQRKAGQQGDPGALNAFLRKAVSHPQLAWPAPGELRLERQRKVQTAEQFLAPIAEVAATLLVEGDFGLVRTCEHPECVLWFYDRTKGHKRRWCSMALCGNRHKVAEFRKRKLV, encoded by the coding sequence ATGCCCGCCATCACCCCATCCCCGTTGGAACCCTACGTTCTGGCTGATCATCCCGTGCTGGACATGCTCAATACCCGGGCGAATGTCGACGGTGTGCCCTTTGAATTCTGGCAAGGCGATGCCGATGTCGAGCGCTGGCTGGTGCGGCTTGGCTGGGCCGAGGAGGGCGCAGTACCGGTATTCGAGGAGGGGGCACTGCTGGGCGCGGCGCGGGGATTGCGGGAAGTGATCCGCGTGTTACTGGAACAGCGCAAGGCCGGCCAGCAGGGCGATCCCGGCGCGCTGAATGCGTTCCTGCGCAAGGCGGTCAGTCACCCGCAACTGGCTTGGCCGGCGCCTGGCGAGTTGCGGCTGGAGCGCCAGCGCAAGGTGCAGACTGCCGAGCAGTTCCTGGCGCCGATTGCCGAAGTCGCCGCGACGTTACTGGTGGAAGGGGATTTCGGCCTGGTCCGCACCTGCGAACATCCCGAGTGCGTGCTGTGGTTCTACGACCGCACCAAGGGCCACAAGCGCCGCTGGTGCAGCATGGCGCTGTGTGGCAATCGGCATAAGGTGGCCGAGTTTCGCAAGCGCAAACTGGTGTAG
- the ada gene encoding bifunctional DNA-binding transcriptional regulator/O6-methylguanine-DNA methyltransferase Ada, giving the protein MTARHATEQDPRWAAIVARDAKADLTFVYGVKTTGVYCRPSSSARRPRPENVEFFDTPQQAEAAGYRPNKRASGDQTQVAARHAQLVAAACRHIEQAETLPPLEDLAALAGLSPFHFHRVFKAVTGLTPKRYGSAHRSRKVRDGLKDQHSVTDALYDAGFNSNSRFYEAADQLLGMKPRDYKAGGTNTDIRFAVGQCSLGAILVAQSNRGVCAILLGDDPDKLVRDLQDQFPRANLLGADHDFEQLIAQVVGFIEAPALGLDLPLDLRGTAFQERVWQALREIPVGCTASYAEIAQRIGAPTAYRAVAQACGANSLAVAIPCHRVVRADGNLSGYRWGVERKRQLLERESPAES; this is encoded by the coding sequence ATGACCGCGCGCCACGCCACCGAACAAGACCCGCGCTGGGCCGCGATTGTCGCCCGTGACGCCAAGGCCGACTTGACCTTCGTCTATGGTGTGAAAACCACCGGTGTGTACTGCCGCCCCAGCAGTTCCGCACGGCGCCCGCGCCCGGAGAACGTCGAGTTCTTCGACACCCCGCAACAGGCTGAAGCGGCGGGCTACCGGCCCAACAAGCGCGCGTCGGGGGACCAGACCCAGGTGGCCGCACGCCATGCGCAACTGGTGGCAGCGGCCTGTCGGCACATCGAACAGGCCGAAACCCTGCCGCCCCTTGAAGATCTGGCCGCCCTTGCCGGCTTGAGCCCGTTCCATTTTCATCGGGTGTTCAAGGCGGTGACCGGCCTGACGCCAAAGCGTTACGGCAGCGCTCATCGCTCGCGCAAGGTGCGCGACGGCCTCAAGGACCAGCACTCGGTGACCGATGCGCTGTACGACGCCGGCTTCAATTCCAACAGCCGCTTTTATGAGGCTGCCGACCAATTGCTCGGCATGAAGCCCCGCGACTACAAAGCCGGCGGCACCAACACGGATATTCGCTTTGCCGTTGGCCAATGTTCGTTGGGCGCCATTCTGGTGGCCCAGAGCAATCGCGGTGTGTGCGCGATCCTGCTGGGGGATGACCCGGACAAACTGGTGCGCGACCTGCAGGACCAGTTTCCCCGCGCCAATCTGCTGGGTGCCGATCACGACTTTGAACAATTGATCGCCCAGGTGGTGGGCTTCATCGAAGCGCCGGCCCTGGGCCTGGACTTGCCCCTGGACTTGCGCGGCACTGCGTTTCAGGAACGCGTGTGGCAAGCCTTGCGGGAAATCCCGGTGGGGTGCACCGCCAGCTACGCCGAGATCGCCCAGCGCATCGGCGCGCCGACCGCCTATCGCGCCGTGGCCCAGGCGTGTGGTGCCAACAGCCTGGCGGTGGCGATTCCCTGCCATCGCGTGGTGCGCGCCGACGGCAATCTGTCGGGCTACCGCTGGGGTGTCGAGCGCAAGCGGCAGTTGCTGGAGCGCGAAAGCCCGGCAGAATCCTGA
- the alkB gene encoding DNA oxidative demethylase AlkB, whose product MRSKTLPGSTADLFADEALQQPPGREQIGEQSYVLRGYALPWLERLLPELRRVLAQSPFRQMVTPGGFTMSAALSSCGELGWTTDSTGYRYSPIDPNNQQPWPALPAALRELAMMAAADAGFDDFEPDACLINRYVPGAKMSLHQDKNERRYAAPVVSVSLGLPAIFLFGGHERSDKTQKVSLFHGDVVVWGGVDRLRFHGVMPIKPGTHPVMGPQRINLTFRTAG is encoded by the coding sequence ATGCGCAGTAAGACCCTTCCCGGATCAACCGCCGATTTGTTCGCCGATGAGGCGCTGCAACAGCCCCCGGGGCGCGAGCAAATCGGTGAACAATCCTACGTCCTCAGGGGCTATGCCCTGCCCTGGCTCGAGCGTTTGCTACCGGAACTGCGACGGGTATTGGCTCAATCGCCCTTCCGGCAAATGGTCACGCCCGGTGGTTTTACCATGTCGGCGGCGTTAAGCAGTTGCGGTGAATTGGGCTGGACGACCGACTCCACCGGTTATCGCTACTCCCCGATTGACCCGAATAACCAACAACCCTGGCCAGCCCTGCCGGCCGCATTGCGCGAACTGGCCATGATGGCCGCAGCAGATGCAGGTTTCGACGATTTCGAGCCGGATGCCTGTCTGATCAACCGCTATGTGCCAGGCGCGAAAATGTCCCTGCACCAGGACAAGAACGAGCGGCGCTATGCGGCCCCGGTGGTCTCCGTGTCATTGGGTTTACCGGCGATCTTCCTGTTCGGCGGCCATGAGCGCAGCGACAAGACGCAAAAAGTCTCGCTGTTCCATGGCGACGTAGTGGTATGGGGCGGCGTGGACCGCCTGCGCTTTCACGGCGTGATGCCGATCAAGCCCGGCACGCATCCGGTCATGGGGCCGCAGCGCATCAACCTGACGTTTCGCACGGCCGGATGA